A genomic region of Methanosarcina thermophila TM-1 contains the following coding sequences:
- a CDS encoding acetolactate synthase large subunit produces MKASDLFVAQLKEEGVEYIFGLPGEENLDLLESLRTSGIKLIVTRHEQAAAFMAATYGRLTGKPGVCFSTLGPGATNLVTGVAQAQLIGAPLISISGQKALIDNWQARFQLVNVVRMMEPLCKNAVSITDPGMIPTVIRNAFKHAEAERPGAVHIELPEDVAGAETEAVVQKRSEIKIPHPDPEAVKKAAAMICEAKNPLIIVSSGANRKAVSEELEDFVQRTGIYLVHTQMGKGVVPDDCPQSLFATGIHARDYVNCGIDIADLIITIGYDIVEYPPYLWNRALDKQIINIDFVESVPDRYFNPTVEIIGDIAFSIRELAACIPGRREFPVFEQTKSFIEEKINTVARKSYPPLPQAVVQSVRKVLGRKDIITLDNGIYKLWFARLYKTYAPNTVLLDNALATMGAGLPSGIAAKLLNPERRVLAICGDGGFMMNCQELETAVRYGIPVVVLILNDNGFGFIKWKQKKLNFTDYGLDYGNPDFPSFARSFGAEGFKVREDDDLEEVLERAFALNKVAVIECPIDYSVNYETFSIELGKLTCKF; encoded by the coding sequence ATGAAGGCTTCAGATCTTTTCGTTGCCCAGCTTAAGGAGGAAGGTGTAGAATATATCTTCGGGCTGCCAGGCGAAGAAAATCTTGACCTGCTTGAATCCCTTAGGACTTCCGGAATCAAACTTATAGTAACAAGGCATGAACAGGCTGCAGCATTTATGGCTGCAACATATGGGAGGCTGACAGGTAAACCAGGAGTTTGTTTTTCAACGCTTGGTCCAGGGGCTACCAATCTTGTCACAGGTGTTGCCCAGGCACAGCTTATAGGAGCCCCTCTTATTTCCATATCCGGTCAGAAGGCTCTGATCGATAACTGGCAAGCTCGCTTCCAGCTTGTAAATGTTGTCAGGATGATGGAACCTCTCTGCAAAAACGCTGTGTCCATTACAGATCCCGGAATGATTCCCACAGTTATTCGCAACGCCTTCAAACATGCGGAAGCTGAAAGACCAGGAGCTGTACATATCGAGCTTCCTGAAGACGTGGCTGGAGCAGAAACTGAAGCTGTGGTGCAGAAGCGAAGCGAGATTAAAATCCCTCACCCTGATCCCGAAGCTGTAAAAAAAGCCGCAGCCATGATCTGTGAGGCTAAAAATCCGCTGATCATAGTTTCTTCAGGTGCAAACAGGAAAGCGGTCAGTGAAGAGCTCGAGGACTTTGTCCAGCGGACAGGCATCTACCTTGTGCATACCCAGATGGGAAAAGGTGTCGTTCCAGATGACTGCCCTCAGAGTCTCTTTGCCACCGGAATTCATGCCCGAGACTATGTTAACTGCGGAATTGACATAGCTGACCTTATTATTACTATTGGGTACGATATAGTTGAATATCCTCCCTATCTGTGGAACAGGGCACTGGACAAGCAGATTATAAATATTGATTTTGTGGAGTCCGTACCTGACAGGTATTTTAACCCGACTGTAGAAATAATCGGGGATATCGCCTTTTCAATCCGAGAACTTGCCGCATGTATACCGGGAAGACGAGAATTTCCGGTTTTTGAGCAAACTAAAAGTTTCATTGAAGAGAAGATAAACACTGTCGCCAGGAAGAGTTATCCTCCTCTCCCACAGGCGGTAGTCCAGAGTGTCAGGAAGGTGCTCGGGAGAAAAGACATAATCACGCTTGACAACGGGATTTATAAACTCTGGTTTGCTCGCCTTTATAAGACATATGCCCCAAATACCGTGCTCCTTGACAATGCGCTTGCAACTATGGGCGCAGGGCTTCCGTCAGGAATTGCCGCAAAACTTCTTAATCCAGAGCGCCGGGTACTTGCAATCTGTGGGGATGGAGGGTTTATGATGAACTGCCAGGAACTTGAGACTGCAGTCCGATATGGAATCCCTGTTGTCGTCCTTATCCTTAATGACAATGGTTTTGGATTCATTAAATGGAAACAGAAAAAATTGAATTTTACGGATTATGGGCTAGATTATGGAAATCCTGATTTCCCTAGCTTTGCTAGGAGCTTTGGAGCTGAGGGATTCAAGGTTAGGGAAGATGATGACCTTGAAGAGGTTCTCGAGCGAGCTTTTGCCCTTAATAAGGTGGCAGTTATCGAATGTCCTATTGATTATTCTGTAAACTATGAGACTTTCTCGATAGAACTGGGAAAGCTCACATGTAAGTTCTGA